The Amycolatopsis mongoliensis genome includes a window with the following:
- a CDS encoding ATP-binding protein, translated as MITVLARHSSVRVVPRHGSPSTTAVVDGVLDRTTRPLLRDGLLALAAESADGLLADIENLEIRDPALIGVFALVALRVAEWPAVPFALVTGRDDQRAMLAGQSVPVYPDAGTAEAALKRPDRRRAGRMAARTSARARGFVRGVCDRWRVPELAEDAELIATEFVENVLRHTDSVPRLGLVLRRGTLTVEVADESARPAVVREGLDPTETGLGLRMVAKVAKTWGSSRRRSGGKTVWAVLRRG; from the coding sequence GTGATCACCGTGCTCGCCCGGCACAGCTCGGTGCGGGTGGTCCCCCGCCACGGCTCCCCGTCGACGACGGCGGTCGTCGACGGCGTGCTCGACCGGACCACCCGGCCGCTCCTGAGAGACGGCCTGCTCGCGCTCGCGGCGGAGTCGGCCGACGGCCTGCTCGCCGACATCGAGAACCTCGAAATCCGCGATCCGGCGCTGATCGGCGTGTTCGCGCTGGTCGCCCTGCGGGTCGCCGAATGGCCGGCGGTGCCGTTCGCGCTCGTCACCGGGCGGGACGACCAGCGGGCGATGCTGGCCGGCCAGAGCGTGCCGGTGTACCCGGACGCCGGCACGGCGGAAGCCGCGCTGAAGCGCCCGGACCGCCGGCGGGCCGGGCGGATGGCGGCCCGGACGTCGGCGCGGGCCCGCGGGTTCGTCCGCGGGGTCTGCGACCGGTGGCGGGTGCCCGAACTGGCCGAGGACGCGGAGCTGATCGCGACCGAGTTCGTCGAAAACGTGTTGCGGCACACGGACTCGGTGCCGCGGCTGGGACTCGTGCTGCGCCGGGGGACGCTGACCGTCGAGGTGGCCGACGAAAGTGCGCGCCCCGCGGTGGTCCGCGAAGGGCTGGACCCGACCGAGACCGGACTCGGCCTGCGGATGGTCGCCAAGGTCGCGAAGACGTGGGGGAGCAGCCGGCGCCGGTCCGGCGGCAAGACCGTGTGGGCCGTGCTGCGCCGGGGCTGA
- a CDS encoding DUF2188 domain-containing protein codes for MAEGDVHTYFEDGLWKNRVEGGSRASNTSPRRTDAVLAGRLIAKKRRVAHVVHTPEGDVETERDFRPRVKRPQ; via the coding sequence GTGGCCGAGGGTGACGTGCACACCTACTTCGAAGACGGGCTGTGGAAGAACCGCGTCGAGGGCGGGAGCCGGGCGTCCAACACCTCTCCGCGCCGGACCGACGCCGTGCTCGCCGGGCGGCTGATCGCGAAGAAGCGGCGCGTCGCGCACGTGGTCCACACCCCGGAGGGCGACGTCGAGACCGAGCGCGACTTCCGGCCGCGGGTCAAACGTCCACAGTAG